Proteins encoded by one window of Leopardus geoffroyi isolate Oge1 chromosome X, O.geoffroyi_Oge1_pat1.0, whole genome shotgun sequence:
- the PSMD10 gene encoding 26S proteasome non-ATPase regulatory subunit 10 isoform X2 encodes MEGCVSNLMVCNLAYSGKLEELKERILSDKSLATRTDQDSRTALHWACSAGHTEIVEFLLQLGVPVNDKDDAGWSPLHIAASAGRDEIVKALLGKGAQVNAVNQNGCTPLHYAASKNRHEIAVMLLEGGANPDAKDHYEATAMHRAAAKDT; translated from the exons ATGGAGGGGTGTGTATCTAACCTAATGGTCTGCAACCTGGCCTACAGCGGGAAGCTGGAGGAGTTGAAGGAGAGGATCCTGTCTGATAAATCCCTGGCTACTAGAACGGACCAG GACAGCAGAACCGCATTGCACTGGGCCTGCTCAGCCGGACATACCGAAATTGTTGAATTCTTGCTGCAACTTGGAGTGCCCGTGaatgataaagatgat GCAGGTTGGTCTCCACTTCATATTGCTGCGTCTGCTGGCCGGGATGAGATCGTAAAAGCCCTTCTGGGTAAAGGTGCCCAGGTGAATGCAGTCAACCAAAATGGCTGTACTCCCCTACATTATGCAGCTTCCAAAAACAGACATGAG ATTGCTGTCATGTTACTGGAAGGCGGGGCTAATCCAGATGCGAAGGACCATTATGAGGCTACAGCAATGCACCGGGCGGCAGCCAAGG ACACTTAG
- the PSMD10 gene encoding 26S proteasome non-ATPase regulatory subunit 10 isoform X1, with the protein MEGCVSNLMVCNLAYSGKLEELKERILSDKSLATRTDQDSRTALHWACSAGHTEIVEFLLQLGVPVNDKDDAGWSPLHIAASAGRDEIVKALLGKGAQVNAVNQNGCTPLHYAASKNRHEIAVMLLEGGANPDAKDHYEATAMHRAAAKGNLKMIHILLYYKASTNIQDTEGNTPLHLACDEERVEEAKLLVSQGASIYIENKEEKTPLQVAKGGLGLILKRMVES; encoded by the exons ATGGAGGGGTGTGTATCTAACCTAATGGTCTGCAACCTGGCCTACAGCGGGAAGCTGGAGGAGTTGAAGGAGAGGATCCTGTCTGATAAATCCCTGGCTACTAGAACGGACCAG GACAGCAGAACCGCATTGCACTGGGCCTGCTCAGCCGGACATACCGAAATTGTTGAATTCTTGCTGCAACTTGGAGTGCCCGTGaatgataaagatgat GCAGGTTGGTCTCCACTTCATATTGCTGCGTCTGCTGGCCGGGATGAGATCGTAAAAGCCCTTCTGGGTAAAGGTGCCCAGGTGAATGCAGTCAACCAAAATGGCTGTACTCCCCTACATTATGCAGCTTCCAAAAACAGACATGAG ATTGCTGTCATGTTACTGGAAGGCGGGGCTAATCCAGATGCGAAGGACCATTATGAGGCTACAGCAATGCACCGGGCGGCAGCCAAGGGTAACTTGAAGATGATTCATATCCTTCTGTACTACAAAGCATCCACAAATATCCAAGACACTGAGGGTAACACTCCTCT ACACTTAGCCTGTGACGAAGAGAGAGTGGAAGAAGCAAAACTGCTGGTGTCCCAAGGAGCAAGTATTTACAttgagaataaagaagaaaagacaccaCTGCAAGTGGCCAAAGGTGGCCTGGGTTTAATACTCAAGAGGATGGTGGAAAGTTAA